ACCCGCGGATTCCTATCATTCATGGCCTGGAACTTTGAGCCGGGGAATAGTGAGTTGACCAGGGCGGTGCCATACCCACTAACCTCCGCAACCCTCCTCAGGGTGGTGGCGATCTCCAGACTGGTCTTTAAGTACATGCTTCACATACAATCCAGCTGGTTAACCAACGGCCTGGAGGCGGCCCAGCTGGCCCTTAAGTTCGGAGCTGATGACTTCGGAAGGACGCTGTATGAGGAGATGGTCATACCCGCAACGGGGCTCCAAATGCCCCTAATAACCAGGGAATACCTCAGGGAATTGATCAGTAGGCTAGGCTTCAAACCCGCGGAGAGGGATAACTGGTACAGGGTGGTGGTCATGTACGACTAATCCATGGAGATCCTCACTAGCCTACGCCCGTCACTCCCATCCACATGGTTTAAACCCTCGCCGTGCTGGTCCAGGGCGTTGATTACTTCATTCTATGAAACCGGGACTTAGGTTATCCTTTCAGTTTCTTTAATAATTAATAATAACCCCTAAGAATAATCATAATCTCAACAATCATTAATCCTTAAATTTTAAATAATAAATCCTTGATTACTAATGTCCCTTGCATTCATTACTTGCTTAGTATTCCCTGCATGGCTATTTTGGCCAGGTTCATGAAGGTGGCTAAGGGCGTCCCCGTTTCCTCCACTAGGAAGTGCATCAGTATTTCTGCGGATAACGCAACCATAACAGTGGTTATCCTATCCAGGGAATCAATAACTAACCGCATCTCATTGCCATGTGCGTCCTCGCTAATCAACTCTGCCATTAATGCATTTACCTGTATTGGCAACGTGACTATGGTGGTAACACCAACTTCACTTGCGAATAGGTCCATGACGACCCTAACCACATCCCTAATGAACTCCTCGCCGAGGTCCCCCTTAATAATGTGGGACCAAATGCTTAGGACTTGATTGCACCTGTTGCTGGGTATTTTGTTTCCTGTGCATACATACTCGCTAACCTTAGGCATGACTTTTTGAAACTCCCCTGAGTACTTCCTGAGTATTTCTGCGTCGATTTTACTAAGCCTGTAATCCTCAGGTAGTTGGCTCATTACATGGTCAATAAATGGTTTCAAATTACCCTTCTTTATTTCCTCGATGTACAGGTCTGCGTGGCTCACGTGTAATTGAAAGCGAACTAAATTAAAAATCCTTCTTTACGTTAATCTATATTAATCTATATTTAAATAGATATTCCTATTCAGTTCTTATTATTCCCTGACCCCTTAAGTATTCATTCAATTTCATTATAACATCCACGGCATCCCTGAGCCTACCCACGTGCTCGGGCCTTATGGTGAAGTTCTCATCACCCAGTGCGTACTCCACATCACACTCTCCATTGCATACCACGGATACGTAGATGGAGAGGTCCTCGGCAATGCCTATTATGATCACCCTCTCACGCCCATACTCCTCAACACTCACCTCCCCAAGCCCCAGTCCCTTTATGAAGTTGATTATTTTGTTCACAACCTCGTCTGAGCTTGGCATTGTTTTATTACCGGGTAGCTAGCTTAAAAGGGGGACTGCCTTACCTGTGCTCGTCGAAGAATCTTATTATTTTTTCGGTGAGTATCTCCGCAATCCTACGCTGGGCCTCCACGGTCTCCGCCCCAATGTGCGGAGTTACTATGACCCTTGGGTGGTTGACCAATTCCCTCTCCCAGGGTTCCCTGGGTGGTTCGTGCTCCAGGACGTCTAGGGCGGCCGCGGCCACCTTGCCCGTATTCAGTGCGTTGAGTAGTGCCTTGGTGTCTATTACCTCGCCCCTTGATGTGTTTATTATTATGACGCCGTTCTTCATAATTGAGAATTCCCTCTCACCTATCATGTGCCTCGCGCTTGGTGTTAGGGATACGTGTATCGTTATTACGTCGCTAGTCCTGAGCAGTTCCTCGAGGCTCACGGGCTTGACCCCGAGTTCCTGGGCCCTCCTGCTTATGTCCACTATGTCGTGAGCCACCACGTTCATTCCCATGGCCCTTGCAATCTCCGCAACCCTCTGCCCAATCCTCCCAAACCCTATTATTCCCAGGGTCTTACCGAAGAGCTCCATGCCCATGTACTTGCCCTTGGGCCACTCACCAGCCTTCACAAGCCTATCCTGGAGGGTCAGGAGCCTGGCTGCCATAACCATGAACCCAATGACCAACTCAGCCACCGATTGTGTGGAGCCCTCGGGTGCGTTCAGAACCTCTATCCCCCTGGACCTTGCGTACTCCACGTCTATGTTGTCCAGTCCCACGCCGGCCCTGGCTATTACCCTAAGCCTCGTGGCCCTGTCTATGACTTCCCTCGTAACCTTCGTCCTACCCCTGACTATGAGTAATTCGTAATCGCCCACCACTTTCAATAGCTCCTCCTGGGTTATGCCTGGTCTATAGTCAATATTGAAGCCCCGGCTCCTGAGGGTGTTCACTATATAATCATCCACGGGGTCTGTAATCAATACCCTAACCATCTTTAGTCTAAATAGACCACGGATTATAAGTATTACTGCCGGGATGCTGCGTAACCCTTAATAAGCATGGGCAGCGGGCGTTGGGTGTTGAGTCTGGGGATACCAGCGGTGGCCTATGTCAGGGTTAGTACCGAGGAGCAGGACCCAGGTAATCAAGTGAATTACCTAACCAGGTGGGGTGCGTCCAGGGGCTTCAACATACTCAAATTCTACATAGACGAGGCCGTGAGTGGCGCCTCACCGATACTCGAGAGGCCCGCTTTTAGGGAGTTCGTTAGGGATGTGGAGGGTAATGCCCTAAACCCAAGGCCCCTGGTGCTCCTTGTTTACGAGACCTCGAGGCTTGTTAGGAATTTCCAGGAGTTATTTAGGTTGTTGGACATTGTTGAGAATAAACTGGGGCTGCTAATAGTGAGTGCCAGTGAGAAGGAGTCTGTGCTCCAGAACATAGACGGCACGTACAGGCAATTCCTAAGGACTGTCCTGGCCTTCGTGGCCACCATGGAGCGTGAGTTCATAAGGCAAAGGACCAAGGCCGCCATGGAGAGGCTTAGGGCCAGTGGTAAGTTGAGGTCCCTCGCTGATGAGCTCCCCAGGGAGACCGTGGAGGAGATACTGAGGATGTACCAGGGGGGCCTTAGTCAAAGGGCCATTGCCGAGAGGTTGGGCTTGTCGCTTTACCTGGTCAGGAGGGTCCTGGGTAGTAATGGCTTTAGGGGGTTGCTCACGTGCCCACGTTGCCTCCATAGGATGGTCATTGTGGATAGGTCCCTGGTGCAGGTTGATGGTAAGTACGGCATTAAGTACCTGCTTCACTGTAATAATTGTGGTTATGATGAGGTTGTCATTACCTAATTCAACCAATATCACCCTTTATGTACTCCCTATACCTACCCAGTGCGTTTAATACCCTGGCTATGGTTAATTCATCACCAAACTCAACATAGTAAACCCTCCACTTATCAAGTTCAAGCCTATCATTATGCCCCAGGTAACCATGCCACCACTGCAGTGACTCCTCAATTAACCTGGCCAACTGCGCCTTGTCCTCCTCATGGGCTTTGATGCCGTCCATGTCCAGGATTATTACTGCGAACCTCCTCATTACACTAACCATAAAGTTAGTTAATTAAGTCCCTTTCTCAGCATTAGCATGATGGGTGAATACACAGCCTGGATAATATCCATAGGCAATGAACTACTCATTGGAAAGACAGTAAATACAAACGCCACATGGCTCGCCAGGAAATTAACCCTACTGGGCTATGAGGTTAGGAGGATAATAGCGATCCCGGATTATGAGGAGGATGAGGTGGAAACCTTTAGGGAAGCCATTAGGAGGGGTGTGAGGGTTGTGGTATCCACGGGGGGCCTCGGGCCCACCTTCGACGATAGAACCAGTGAGTACCTCTCAAGGGCCCTCAATAGGCCCTACGTGCTCAATGACGACGCCCTCAGGCTCGTGGTGGAGAAGTTCAAGTCAAGGGGTATAGAGCTCACGGAACCAAGGCTTAAACAGGCCAAGATGCCCCTTGGCGCCAAGCCACTACCTAACCCCGTGGGTACAGCCCCTGGGATTTGGGTTAAGGAGGGTAATACAATCATAGTGGCATTGCCAGGCGTTCCCTCGGAAATGATGGCTATTTTCGAGAACTACGTGGAGCCCAAACTAAGGGAGTTGGGTCCCAAGCTCCATTTTGTGGAGAGGTCCATTGAGGTTAAGGGTGTGCCCGAGGCCGACCTGGCACCGATCATTGAGAGGGGTATGAAGATGAGCAGTAGGATTTACATAAAAAGTCATCCCAAGGGTCATGAAATTGGTGCTCCATACATAGAGCTCCATGTCTATGCCAGTGCTGAGCGTAGGGAGGATGCGGAGAGGGATGTGGATAATGTGGTTCAATTCCTAATAAACACCATAAGGGAGAAAGGCGGTGTGGTTTTAAGTGGTTAATGGGTGGGCATTAAGGGCTTATGTATACTTAATAATCGAGTACTTAAGGCAATCACCGGCACTAACCCTGTGTGGGTGCCCAATGACCAGTATCCTCTCGGCATCGTCGTAGGAAAACACCAGGTCTGGTGGTGAACCACAGAGTAGACCAACGCCCATGAGCTCCGGTACCTGGTTTGGTATCACATTCTCGAATATCTTCTGTATGTACTCCTTCATGGCCTTGGATATGCCTAGGTCAAAGACGGTACTCAGCATGACCTCGCTCCCAGTTAACGTTATGTCCCCAGGCTCGAAGCCATAAGTCTCCAGAAAGCCCTCCCTAATGCTTGAGTACTTACTCCTCACGGTGCTTATCACGTTGAGTGCTATGTTGAATAACTCATTGGAGTCCAGGCTTAGGTTACTTGGTACCTCACCCGAGAACCTAACACTGACCCTCCTGGCGCAGTTCACATGGCCCAGGTTTTCATCATCCACAGAGCTTCCCTCACCGTAGGCGGTCACCATGTAATTACTAACCTCAGGGGTTTTGGGCGCCTCTGACCCAACGAAGCACTCAATACCACTCATTAGGTACGTGGGGTAGAAATCCTCATCAATACTCACCAACCCCTTTAAGGCGCTAACTAGGTAATTATTCTCGTTGTAATTGGGCTCCGTTATTGATGATTGTATTATGAAGGAGCCATTACCCCTGGAACTAAAGCTAACCTGCTCGGTCTCAAAGCCCAGCGCGTTCCTGGAAATCTCCAAATACCTGGAGAAGGCGCCCTTGACCTCATTGACCATGTAGCGTGCGGAGCTCGTTAGGGCATTCATCACATCCCTAATCACGCGTTCCTCATCCCCAACCTGAGACACTACTAACGCCAGGGTTAGTTGGCGTGATTATTTAAAAAGGTTTTTCTTATAACGAGGGGACTAGAGGAAGCTCAGGAGGCCTTTGTTAGCCCCCTTGCTCCTCCACTCCTCATCAGACGTTATACAATTAACGCCCAACTCCCTGCAGTAACCCTTAATCTCATGAACCTTCCTAACCCACCACCCATTATCAACGCTCACGCTAATTCCATGGGCACCCAACCTACCCGCAATTGAACCCTTAACCCTAAGCCTATCAATGACAACCTCACTGTGGGTCTCGTGGGCAAGCTTGATTATGGGCTTGTAATGGCCTGGGTCGTCGTTTAACATGGGTATTATGGGGCCCAGGAAAATCCACGTCCTAATCCCATGACTAGCCAACCTCCTGAGGGCAGCGGCCCTGGCCATGGGATGCGCCGCCATGGGCTCTATGACCCTGTAGTCATCGCCCAACGTGGTTATTGTGAAGCCCACATCCACCTGGCCCTCGCACTTCAGCAGTAGGTCCAGGTCCCTGATCACCAATGCTGACTTTGTCTGTATGCTTACGTGGAAGCCCGCGTTGCATAGTATGTCTATTGAGCCCCTAGTGAGTCTGTACCTGGACTCCACTGGTTGGTACGGGTCGGTTATTGTGGATACACCCACAATGCCAGGCCTGAACCTCCTAACCTCCCTGCTCAGGACCTCCAGTAGGTTCACCTTAACATAAACCACATAGCCCCAGCGCTTACCTGGTTCACCCTTTGTGAACTCCGGGGCGTAGCAGTAGGTGCAGCCATGTTGGCAGCCTAGGTATGGGTTTAGGGAGTAGTCATACTCAGGAAGTCCTGAGCGGTTCAGGGCGTTCCTAACCCTAATCTCCCTAACAATGGGCTTGAAGCTCAAGTTAACCCACCAACCCTCAATCTCCTAAGCACGAAGGACCTGGAGACCCACCTCTCTATGGGTAGCCTGAGGAATTTACCGGCGTACCTAAGCGCCTCATCAACGGTGTCGAACCTCATGTACGGCCCCTTGAACATGGCCCTAACATTCTCCCTAACGAACCAAACACCCACCGGTAGGTTGAAGCCAGGGTACACCTCACGCCATAGTATCACCGCCGCCTGCCTACGCATGGCATTCAACGCCTCCGCCACCGCGATCCTGGCCGCGTAGTAGCAGCCACCGATTTCTGGGTACTCATCACGGCCCCGGTAACCCTCACCATCAAGCTCAAGCCCCACATCACCACCCCACAGGTTCCACGTACTACCAGGCCACCAAGCCTCACCCCACTCGTAGAGCCACGTATGCGGTACCAGGATTCCCAGGAATAGGTTATTCCTGAACTCCCTGACGTAAACCCTAACCTCATCAATCAACGGGTACCCCCTAATCCTCCTAACAAGCACGTCAGAGACCTGCTTATCCACGGCGGTTATGGACCACCTAGTGGGTACGAGTCTCCTCCTACGCCCAACACCCAGGGCCCCAATGCTTAGGAGCCTCGCTATGTGGTTCACGTCAATACCATGCTCATAAAGCATCACCACAGCCTCAGATGCCCTCAGGTCCGTATCTCCGTGGACCTTATCCACAATCCTCGGTGGTGGCGGTAGCGTGGATATCCTGAGCTCCTTAAGGGGTGCAGAGGGGCCGAAGGGCGGCGACTGCTCAGTGAGTAGTGGGTTCCCGCGCAGTGGCTTGCTGAGGATTAGTTCGGAGTCCACGGGCCCGCTGGAGAGGGCCATTACCTGAACCTCATGGAGACTCCTCGGCGGATTCCTGGCATCATCAACCCTGAACTCCATGGATCCCCTGACCATGCTCAATCGTGAACTTATGAACTCATTTAGGTCCATGCACAACCAGGTGCTTGGTTCCTCCAGGTACCTGGTATCCCCATGCACCGGTGGTGTGGCTGGGTAAACCCTCACCCTGGGGTAGCCCATGCGCCCCACGAAGACGCTGGGCGGTGATGAACCATCGACCTCGCTCAATCCCTTAACCCTACTAATCACCTGCCTCGCCCTGAGCTCCGACAATACTGGGCAGTAGGCTAACCCGCATAGGTTGTACTCCCCACGGCACTTAATGCATAGTGATGGGTTAATGCGCATTAATCACCAATGAAGGGGCTCTGTGGAATTTAAACCAGACACTGTTTTTAACGTGAATTATCAAAAAACCAGTACCTGATAACCATTATTAATGTAATAAGCCACCCTCTCACCAGTTGGTTGGAGCTTAAGCCCTATCTTTGTTAATTGCTGATCAATACCCTTATTCCTAGCGTAACTAATGCAGGCACTATCCACGGCGCCAGCCCTCAACAACTTCTCAAAATTATCCTTAGCAGCCCCCTCAAGCCTGAGCAACCTCTCCTGCGCCGGGCCCCAGAATATTACCTTGAAGTCCTCGTAGCGGTTCGTGCCCACGGTGTTGGCGGCCATGGTTAGCGCCAGGTCCATCTTAACATCATCACTCA
This is a stretch of genomic DNA from Vulcanisaeta thermophila. It encodes these proteins:
- a CDS encoding D-2-hydroxyacid dehydrogenase, yielding MVRVLITDPVDDYIVNTLRSRGFNIDYRPGITQEELLKVVGDYELLIVRGRTKVTREVIDRATRLRVIARAGVGLDNIDVEYARSRGIEVLNAPEGSTQSVAELVIGFMVMAARLLTLQDRLVKAGEWPKGKYMGMELFGKTLGIIGFGRIGQRVAEIARAMGMNVVAHDIVDISRRAQELGVKPVSLEELLRTSDVITIHVSLTPSARHMIGEREFSIMKNGVIIINTSRGEVIDTKALLNALNTGKVAAAALDVLEHEPPREPWERELVNHPRVIVTPHIGAETVEAQRRIAEILTEKIIRFFDEHR
- a CDS encoding recombinase family protein, whose amino-acid sequence is MSLGIPAVAYVRVSTEEQDPGNQVNYLTRWGASRGFNILKFYIDEAVSGASPILERPAFREFVRDVEGNALNPRPLVLLVYETSRLVRNFQELFRLLDIVENKLGLLIVSASEKESVLQNIDGTYRQFLRTVLAFVATMEREFIRQRTKAAMERLRASGKLRSLADELPRETVEEILRMYQGGLSQRAIAERLGLSLYLVRRVLGSNGFRGLLTCPRCLHRMVIVDRSLVQVDGKYGIKYLLHCNNCGYDEVVIT
- a CDS encoding nicotinamide mononucleotide deamidase-related protein; the encoded protein is MGEYTAWIISIGNELLIGKTVNTNATWLARKLTLLGYEVRRIIAIPDYEEDEVETFREAIRRGVRVVVSTGGLGPTFDDRTSEYLSRALNRPYVLNDDALRLVVEKFKSRGIELTEPRLKQAKMPLGAKPLPNPVGTAPGIWVKEGNTIIVALPGVPSEMMAIFENYVEPKLRELGPKLHFVERSIEVKGVPEADLAPIIERGMKMSSRIYIKSHPKGHEIGAPYIELHVYASAERREDAERDVDNVVQFLINTIREKGGVVLSG
- a CDS encoding SPL family radical SAM protein; this encodes MSFKPIVREIRVRNALNRSGLPEYDYSLNPYLGCQHGCTYCYAPEFTKGEPGKRWGYVVYVKVNLLEVLSREVRRFRPGIVGVSTITDPYQPVESRYRLTRGSIDILCNAGFHVSIQTKSALVIRDLDLLLKCEGQVDVGFTITTLGDDYRVIEPMAAHPMARAAALRRLASHGIRTWIFLGPIIPMLNDDPGHYKPIIKLAHETHSEVVIDRLRVKGSIAGRLGAHGISVSVDNGWWVRKVHEIKGYCRELGVNCITSDEEWRSKGANKGLLSFL
- a CDS encoding Nre family DNA repair protein, with product MRINPSLCIKCRGEYNLCGLAYCPVLSELRARQVISRVKGLSEVDGSSPPSVFVGRMGYPRVRVYPATPPVHGDTRYLEEPSTWLCMDLNEFISSRLSMVRGSMEFRVDDARNPPRSLHEVQVMALSSGPVDSELILSKPLRGNPLLTEQSPPFGPSAPLKELRISTLPPPPRIVDKVHGDTDLRASEAVVMLYEHGIDVNHIARLLSIGALGVGRRRRLVPTRWSITAVDKQVSDVLVRRIRGYPLIDEVRVYVREFRNNLFLGILVPHTWLYEWGEAWWPGSTWNLWGGDVGLELDGEGYRGRDEYPEIGGCYYAARIAVAEALNAMRRQAAVILWREVYPGFNLPVGVWFVRENVRAMFKGPYMRFDTVDEALRYAGKFLRLPIERWVSRSFVLRRLRVGGLT